In a genomic window of [Empedobacter] haloabium:
- a CDS encoding flagellar protein FlgN has product MNGATTTPMHSLKAEHKLIISLREVLLQEQNLLVAADIDKLDPLTSRKGELINEMALTANQRHRSLAAAGFARGEAGMEAWLAQHGSDADKLLWHDVLDQTREAKELNRLNGMLINRQLNHTQGALQALRPQAQTGVYGPSGRTATSTFSRGFVAG; this is encoded by the coding sequence ATGAACGGTGCCACCACGACTCCCATGCACAGCCTGAAGGCTGAACATAAGCTGATTATTTCCCTACGCGAAGTGCTGCTGCAGGAACAGAATCTCCTGGTGGCCGCCGACATCGACAAGCTGGACCCGCTGACGTCCCGCAAGGGCGAACTGATCAACGAAATGGCCCTGACGGCGAACCAGCGCCATCGCAGCCTGGCCGCCGCCGGCTTTGCCCGCGGAGAGGCCGGCATGGAAGCCTGGCTGGCCCAGCACGGCAGCGATGCCGACAAGCTGCTGTGGCACGACGTGCTGGACCAGACTCGCGAGGCGAAGGAACTGAACCGCCTGAACGGCATGCTGATCAACCGCCAGCTGAACCATACGCAAGGCGCGCTGCAGGCCCTGCGGCCGCAGGCCCAGACCGGCGTGTACGGCCCCAGCGGCCGGACGGCGACCAGCACGTTCTCGCGCGGGTTTGTGGCAGGTTGA